CCTCGGCCGCATGGAGCGCGACGGGACGCTGGTCAAGGGCTTCCTGCAGGAGGGCGACGACACGCTGATGTGGCTCATCAAGGAGGATCTGCCCCACGTCCGCGGCCACGCCTTCCAGGGCAGTTTTGTGTTGCATCAGGCGGACCGGCTGGCGCACTACCTTTCCGAGGAGGTACGGCAGGAGTTCGGCCTCGGCGCCTGCTACATCATCTACTCGGGGACGCATCGCACCGGCGCGTTCAAGATGAGCAAGCGCGGCAAGGATGCCGTAGTCTCGCACTTCATCGGCGGAACCCACGAACGGCACGTCATCGAGGCGTGGGCGCGGCAATGGCGCATGAACCTCGAGTGGGACCTCGAGCAGGATGAAGTGCAGCAACCATTGCAAAGAGATGGTGGAGCAGATAGCAGCGAATCCGCGCCAGCCGAGGCATAGCCTCAGCTGAATTTGCCGTAGACCCGGTCGGGGAGTTCGACGTGGATGCGCTGCGCCAGCGCCTCATCGAGCGTTCCGTCCTCGAGCGCGGCACGCGTGCGGCGCGGGACCGTCTTCGGCCCCATCACCGCGCCCGGTCGCGCCGGGTCGTCGAGGTAATCTGTCTCGAGCATGAACTCCACCCCCGAGGCTGCGGCTGCCCGCAAATTGGTGCGCGACGCGATGACGGAGACTACCATCCCCGCTGGCGCCTCGAGCGCGCCGGGACCGCCATAGTGCTTCACCAGCCTCTCCTTGGGGAAGCGCGCGCGGTCGGCAATCTCACCCAGCTCGGCCATCACCTCGGGCGTCCCGGACTCGGTGTGCAGCACCGCCGCACCGCCCACGTCACGCGTCCGCGCCAGCGCCTCTGCGAGCACGCGATTAGCCTGCACCCACACCTCGTCGATGACCGGGAAATGCGGGCGCCCCAGCTCGCCCAGCCCCGCCAGTTCACCCTCGCTGACGAGGGCGCAGCAGTGGTCAACTGCCTTTAAATATAAATCCTCGGCCGCCGCGCCGCCCAGTTTTTCGGCCATCTGCACCAGCTCGACCGGGTGCGGTGCTGCCACGACCGCGACACGGGCGCCCGCGGCGCGCGCTTCGCCGGCGAGCTTCAGCGTCGTCGCGACCTGTGCCTCGAACTGCGGCAGCTCCCGCCATTCCCCGTACGGCTTATGGACCAGTACCAGCCGGCTGCCACCCGCCCTCAGGAACTCGCGCACGGCATCGCCGCGGCGACCGCGAGGGTCCAGGTGGAAATGGTCATCGGTGACCTCCATTCGAATGGGAAACTTGCGGAACAGTTATATGAATGGGTGTGTGGGAGCCCCTCCGGCCATGAAGCGTATCCTGCTGTTCCTGTCATTGCTTTGCGCAGCCGCCGCCCTCGCGCCGCAAGCGAGCGCGTCCGACTCAGTTTTCCAGCTGAATACCGACGACCCGGACGACGGCTACGCCGAGGTCGATACCGGGCAATTCCAGAACATGACTGTGCGGATTATGAACGAGAACGACGACCCACGCGACTTCGAGCTGGAGGTGCTGAACGCGAGCGACCTGAACAGCGAAGGGCTGAAAGTATACTGGACCTACAACGGGCAGGAAGAGCTGAGCGGGAACCCGACCAAGATTGTGGTCAGCGTCTCCGACAACTCAGAAATAGTCGGCATCCGAATCACGATCGAGGCCAACCCGAACGCGCTCTACGGAAACTGGCCCATCAGCCTGCGCGCGCACGACAAGGACACCACGGTCGACCCCGACCAGCAGAATCACTACCTCAACCTGACGATTCACGTCAACGAGACGCGCGGCGTGACCGTTTCCGTTCCCGACTCGTCCTCGACCAACCTCTCGGTCGATGTCGATAGCGAAGCGAGCTACACGCTACGGGTGCAGAACACCGGCAACCGGCAGGACACCTTCAACCTGGACGTTGGCGGCGGCGACTGGGGCTACACGCTCGACACCGAACAGGTCACCCTTGACTCCGGCGCGAGCGAACTGATCGGGCTGGTCATCGAGACGGACTCCGACGTCGACTATGGCGACAGCGAGTCCATCACGATTGGCGCCACTTCGGTCAACCAGCCGACGACCGGCGAGATGGTTTCAACGGTCTACATCCGCGTCTTCGAAGGCGTGCTGCTCGACCCGGTCACGAGCGAGAAAAGCGGCGAGCCGGGCGCAATGCTAACCTTCGACTTCACCGTGACCAACAAGTGGTCGGAGGAGGTCATTTTCACGCTCGAAAAGAAGGACTGGTACATGGGCACCATCGAGAACAAGCCCAGCAACTGGGACTTCACCGACGCTTCGACCGATAACTCCATCGAGGGCTTCGGGACCGTTACCGCCCGGGTACGGATTACGATTGCGAGCGACGCCAACGCCAACGACGTCGTGACGATTATCGTCAAGGCGTACGTCGGCAGTGGTGAGCCGGCTGAGACCGAAATCGACGTGCGGGTCGAGGGCGATTATGACCTGCGGTTCGAGCCGCTCGGAATCAGCGAATACGACGTCAATATCGGAACCGAGATTTTCCTCTCGGCATTCCTCGAGCTGACCAATACCGCCAAGGTGAGCGACGAGGTGCTGCTGGAGACCGAATGGACCACCGGCGGCGACGACTGGGACCTGAACATTGCAGGCGGCTCGAGCTGGAAATACTTCGCCGCGGGCGAGACCAAGAAGGTCTACGTCTCGGTCAAGGCACCACCCGACTCGGAAGGCGACTTCACGACGCTCAGGATTACCGCCAGCTCTGGCGGTGACGGTCTCGAGAAGGATTACGTCGAGCTGAACTTCCGTGTCGCCGCAGTCGGCGGTGGCGACGGCGGTAGCGGAACCATCAACGTCGGCGAGGAGAAGGAACTGCCGATACCCATCGAGGTGCTGGTCGGGACCGTGCTGCTCATCGGCCTCGGCGCCTCGTCACTCTTCTTCCTGACGCAGCGCTCGAAGAAAACGGGCGATGAAGAGAGGACGCCGGACGGTGCCTACTCCGACGAGTGGGGCGGTGTCGACGCAGGCACAGCCGCTGCTCCGCCGGCGACTGCGCCCGCGGCACCAGCGCCTCCGCCGGCCGCGGCTGCCGGTCCCGTAACAGTGGCATGCCCCGGCTGCCAGACACAGATGAAGATTGCCGACCCGACACGGCCGCTGACCGTCAAGTGTCCCACCTGCGCGACGCCGCTGACGCTACAGGCGACCGCGGGCGCAGCCCCACCGGCTGCGCCCGCGCCAGCACCGCCAGCCGCACCCCCCCCGGCGCCACCTGCGGCAGCGCCACCTGCGGCAGCGCCGCCGGCCGGGCCGGTGACGATTAGCTGCCCCGGCTGCCAGACGCAAATGAAGATAGCCGATACGCGGCGACCGCTGACGGTCGCCTGCCCCGGCTGCCAGACGCAATTGAAGCTCACCTGAAGCAGGCGTGGTCTAGTGGTATGACTGTGGCCTTCCAAGCCACCTACCCGGGTTCGAGTCCCGGCGCCTGCACCAAATTATCGTCAGACGACAGGAGGTTTTTCCGTATCGTCTTGAACTTGCTCACTTTTCTTTGGGCGTTCTTTGATTCCATACATCATTCGTGTGACCCAATTACGTTTCATTGCCTCGAAGAAAATCCAGCATCCTAACACGACCAGAGCCGTGGTCAGAAGGAATACCGTCAGATCAGAATAACCCTCCCTCAACAAGAAGAATAGGCCGATGTAAACCAAAGGCTGGTGGATTATGTAGAATGGATAGACGCCTCGATTCAAGTAAGCAAGATGCGAACTCGGGCGGTTAAGCAAAAAGGCACCCCAGGAAAATATAGCTAGACACCAAAACCAGGCGTGAAAACTGGTCACGAAGCAGGAAATAATTGTCATATTGGTGTGATAGAACTCATTGTTTTCAATCCAGCCGCCACCTATGTACGGGATT
This is a stretch of genomic DNA from Candidatus Poseidoniia archaeon. It encodes these proteins:
- a CDS encoding TatD family hydrolase, encoding MEVTDDHFHLDPRGRRGDAVREFLRAGGSRLVLVHKPYGEWRELPQFEAQVATTLKLAGEARAAGARVAVVAAPHPVELVQMAEKLGGAAAEDLYLKAVDHCCALVSEGELAGLGELGRPHFPVIDEVWVQANRVLAEALARTRDVGGAAVLHTESGTPEVMAELGEIADRARFPKERLVKHYGGPGALEAPAGMVVSVIASRTNLRAAAASGVEFMLETDYLDDPARPGAVMGPKTVPRRTRAALEDGTLDEALAQRIHVELPDRVYGKFS